The stretch of DNA TGCCGCCACGGAGCCGCTGTCACTGAGGTTCTGGATGTTGACGAGCAGGAAGTAGTTGGAGCCGGCCATGCTGaagcgcacgccgccgctgcgcgaGCACTGCACCCGCTGGTAGAGGACCGGGACTACGCCGGCCTGGTAGACGCCGATGTGCTCCCACGCCGGCTGCGACATGTCGAAGTGGGGGCGCCCCGGGCCGCACCAGCCGCCGTTGGGGAGCGCGAAGTTGGGCGGGCACAAGTTGGTGGCCGAGACGGTGATGCAATTGCCAAGCTTGCAGTACTCGCCGCCCGGGCGTGAGCCGTCGCAGGTGATGAGGTAGCACTGGCTGCAGGACGCGCCATCGTTGAAGAGCGTCTGGCTCAGCGCCGCGTTGAGCACGCCGTACCCAGCGTTGTACAGGTTGTCGTACCCGCACGCGCCTCCTGTGCATCGCAGG from Panicum virgatum strain AP13 chromosome 9K, P.virgatum_v5, whole genome shotgun sequence encodes:
- the LOC120648615 gene encoding expansin-A31-like yields the protein MAKLLMLCTMVAACLALAAADWSPGTATFYGGADGSGTMGGACGYDNLYNAGYGVLNAALSQTLFNDGASCSQCYLITCDGSRPGGEYCKLGNCITVSATNLCPPNFALPNGGWCGPGRPHFDMSQPAWEHIGVYQAGVVPVLYQRVQCSRSGGVRFSMAGSNYFLLVNIQNLSDSGSVAAAWVKGDNTWWIQMSRNWGANWQALAGLVGQGLSFAVTSTGGQYIQFLNVVPAW